From a single Candidatus Sulfotelmatobacter sp. genomic region:
- a CDS encoding choice-of-anchor tandem repeat GloVer-containing protein: protein MHNFAGKDGANPTYLIRDAGGNLYGITIFGGDLNCPEGKGCGTVFRLDPAGRETVIHSFTQSVTDGGVPTGLIMDAKGNLYGTTELGGAQNVGTVFKIDKSGKETVLYSFTGANGGPDGASPLGGVILDASGNLYGSTAYGGLGNTGTVFKIDAAGKETVLYRFTGGNNGSTDGKNPMGGLVMDAAGNLYGTTSIGGTNGAGTIFKVDPHENETALHSFAGSADGSYPQSPLSRDAVGNLYGNADGGTNGVGAVFKYDTAGNESLLHSFSGPDGEYPGGALFLNSTSTGVVIYGTTQQGGASGWGTVFEIVP from the coding sequence TTGCACAACTTTGCCGGCAAAGACGGAGCCAACCCGACGTATTTGATTCGCGACGCCGGCGGCAACCTGTATGGAATAACGATCTTCGGCGGCGACCTTAATTGCCCTGAGGGAAAGGGCTGCGGCACCGTGTTTCGGCTGGATCCGGCGGGGAGAGAGACGGTGATCCACAGCTTCACACAGTCGGTTACAGACGGAGGAGTGCCAACCGGACTGATAATGGATGCGAAAGGAAACCTCTACGGAACAACCGAGCTTGGCGGTGCGCAAAACGTAGGAACGGTTTTTAAGATAGACAAGAGCGGCAAAGAGACCGTGCTCTACAGCTTCACGGGCGCGAATGGCGGGCCCGACGGGGCGTCCCCCCTAGGCGGCGTGATCCTGGATGCTTCCGGAAATCTTTATGGTTCTACGGCCTACGGCGGGCTGGGGAACACGGGTACAGTGTTCAAGATCGATGCAGCGGGAAAAGAGACGGTTTTGTACAGATTCACGGGAGGAAACAACGGCAGCACTGATGGGAAGAATCCGATGGGCGGTCTCGTGATGGACGCGGCTGGTAATCTTTACGGCACCACCTCGATCGGAGGGACGAACGGCGCCGGCACAATTTTCAAAGTAGATCCCCACGAAAACGAAACTGCGCTTCATAGCTTTGCTGGCAGCGCAGACGGTTCGTACCCCCAGTCACCCCTATCACGCGATGCGGTAGGCAACCTGTATGGCAACGCCGACGGAGGGACCAATGGCGTGGGGGCGGTATTCAAATACGACACGGCAGGCAACGAAAGCTTACTGCACAGCTTCAGCGGTCCAGATGGCGAATATCCCGGCGGAGCCTTGTTTCTTAACTCAACCAGCACAGGCGTCGTCATCTACGGCACAACCCAACAGGGAGGCGCATCCGGTTGGGGGACTGTGTTCGAGATCGTGCCGTAA
- a CDS encoding helix-turn-helix domain-containing protein produces the protein MADSREVMNIRQASQYLGVSPDTLYKYVGEQKIPAFKLGNRWRFKKSRLDQWMEEQSSEMEPQPKRKAKASSKAAGSQ, from the coding sequence ATGGCCGACTCGCGAGAAGTGATGAATATCCGGCAAGCGTCGCAATATCTGGGCGTGAGTCCGGACACGCTTTACAAGTACGTCGGCGAGCAGAAGATTCCGGCATTCAAGTTGGGCAACCGCTGGCGCTTCAAGAAATCGCGGCTGGACCAGTGGATGGAAGAGCAATCGAGCGAAATGGAACCGCAGCCGAAACGAAAAGCGAAGGCGTCATCGAAAGCGGCCGGGTCGCAGTAA
- the pilM gene encoding type IV pilus assembly protein PilM gives MPTGRRRYKGGHMFGMGSKSIVGLDVGSSSIKAVELKKKGGQIEVAHLGLEPLSSDIVVDSMIVDSGTVSSAISKLFLDNAIKTKAVATAVSGHSVIVKKISLPSMSDQELAETIEKEAAQHIPFDLSDVSLDYQILSDEVGSPQMDVLLVAVKKDKILNYTNVLSMSGRTPAIVDIDALALQNCYEYNYQPAPGQVVALLNLGASVMNINIVKGTTPLFPRDVSVGGHQYTDSLQKELDLSFEDAESLKLGNKVGTVSEDAKQPILQQVTEIIVLEIQKTFDFFRASAAGEHIEKIYLAGGSSKVPGLVEALRQEFSMPVELLNPFQRVTPPVEGHGAELVEQNPGQMAVAVGLALRSFESL, from the coding sequence GTGCCGACGGGACGCCGGCGCTACAAAGGTGGGCACATGTTTGGAATGGGATCGAAGTCGATTGTTGGCCTGGATGTGGGATCCTCGAGCATTAAGGCGGTGGAGCTCAAGAAAAAGGGTGGGCAGATCGAAGTGGCGCACCTCGGGCTGGAGCCGCTGTCTTCCGACATCGTGGTCGATTCGATGATCGTAGACTCGGGCACGGTTTCGAGCGCGATTTCAAAGCTGTTCCTCGACAACGCGATCAAAACCAAAGCCGTCGCCACCGCGGTGAGCGGGCACTCGGTGATCGTGAAAAAGATCTCGCTGCCTTCGATGAGCGACCAGGAACTGGCCGAGACCATCGAGAAAGAAGCGGCGCAGCACATTCCCTTCGATCTTTCCGATGTGAGTCTCGACTATCAGATTCTCAGCGACGAAGTGGGCAGTCCGCAGATGGACGTTCTGCTGGTCGCGGTGAAGAAGGACAAGATTCTGAACTACACCAACGTACTCTCGATGTCGGGCCGCACGCCCGCTATTGTGGACATCGACGCGCTGGCGTTGCAGAACTGCTACGAGTACAACTACCAGCCGGCTCCGGGACAAGTCGTCGCGTTGTTGAACCTGGGCGCTAGCGTGATGAACATCAACATCGTGAAGGGTACGACGCCGCTGTTCCCGCGCGACGTCAGCGTGGGCGGACACCAGTACACGGACTCACTGCAGAAGGAACTGGACCTGAGCTTTGAAGACGCCGAGTCGCTCAAACTGGGCAACAAGGTGGGCACGGTAAGCGAGGACGCGAAGCAGCCGATCCTGCAACAGGTAACAGAAATCATCGTGCTGGAAATTCAGAAGACCTTCGATTTCTTCCGGGCCAGCGCGGCCGGCGAGCACATCGAAAAAATCTATCTGGCGGGCGGATCGTCGAAGGTGCCGGGCCTGGTGGAAGCGTTGCGGCAGGAGTTCTCGATGCCGGTGGAATTGTTGAATCCGTTCCAGCGCGTGACCCCTCCGGTCGAAGGACACGGAGCGGAACTGGTGGAGCAGAATCCGGGTCAGATGGCAGTGGCGGTGGGCTTGGCCCTGAGGAGCTTTGAATCGCTATGA
- a CDS encoding PilN domain-containing protein, with the protein MIKINLLENSKGKNKRGGGGGPSMPSMEMGDMGSPKLKILAVVVVAGLFNLSYWYRLDHQSKAIEAHMKVAEQKNRELADVKARFLERQTQANNYKRRVDVIDGLRHNQTGPVDLLAMLGETVNNTEAVWLSKMDDSGSSVNLEGMALSTDAVANLIANLQKTGFFKSVEIKETYQDDQIKDMQAFQFTLTCEKGKS; encoded by the coding sequence ATGATCAAAATCAACCTGCTCGAAAATTCCAAGGGAAAGAACAAGCGCGGTGGCGGCGGCGGTCCGTCAATGCCATCGATGGAAATGGGCGATATGGGATCGCCCAAGCTGAAGATTCTGGCGGTGGTGGTAGTGGCGGGGTTATTCAACCTGAGCTACTGGTATCGGCTGGATCACCAGTCAAAGGCGATCGAAGCGCACATGAAGGTGGCCGAGCAGAAGAATCGGGAACTGGCCGACGTGAAGGCGCGCTTCCTCGAACGCCAGACGCAAGCCAACAACTACAAGCGCCGGGTGGATGTGATCGACGGATTGCGCCACAACCAGACCGGTCCGGTCGACCTTCTGGCTATGCTGGGCGAAACCGTCAATAACACCGAAGCGGTGTGGCTGAGCAAGATGGACGACTCGGGTTCGAGCGTGAACCTGGAAGGAATGGCGCTGAGCACGGACGCGGTCGCGAATCTGATCGCGAACCTGCAAAAGACCGGATTCTTCAAAAGTGTCGAGATCAAGGAAACCTATCAGGACGACCAGATCAAAGACATGCAGGCGTTTCAGTTCACGCTGACCTGCGAGAAGGGGAAGTCCTAA
- the pilO gene encoding type 4a pilus biogenesis protein PilO, with the protein MANFSELSGIKQWGVVVLGGAVVTAALYFTLFKSQNDKNTAAQHALEDKIRENNELESYRPKLKQMEQQLAELKQQLEIEQRIVPDDKQVDGFITMMGAEAQKAGVELRRYSAKDTHSQQYYTEVPFDLELDGPYYSALNFFDRVSKLERIVNISGLLVSTTRNPSGAKTKRTYQYAPNESIIASFTATTYFSHDLTPSAAGAGTKPGTPGAK; encoded by the coding sequence ATGGCGAATTTTAGCGAACTGTCGGGCATCAAGCAGTGGGGAGTCGTAGTTCTTGGCGGAGCGGTGGTGACGGCGGCATTGTACTTCACCCTGTTCAAGAGCCAGAACGACAAGAATACGGCCGCGCAACATGCCTTGGAAGACAAGATCCGGGAAAACAACGAGCTCGAGTCCTACCGGCCGAAGCTAAAGCAGATGGAGCAACAATTAGCCGAGCTCAAACAGCAACTGGAAATCGAGCAGCGCATTGTCCCTGACGACAAACAGGTGGACGGTTTCATCACCATGATGGGCGCCGAGGCCCAGAAGGCGGGTGTGGAACTGCGACGCTATTCGGCCAAGGACACGCATTCGCAGCAGTATTACACCGAAGTGCCCTTCGATCTTGAGCTCGACGGGCCCTACTATTCGGCGCTGAATTTTTTTGACCGGGTGAGCAAGCTGGAGCGCATCGTCAATATCAGCGGGCTGCTGGTTTCGACGACCAGGAATCCGAGCGGGGCGAAAACCAAACGCACCTACCAGTACGCGCCCAACGAAAGCATCATCGCGAGTTTCACGGCAACGACATACTTCAGTCACGATTTGACACCTTCAGCGGCAGGCGCCGGGACCAAACCGGGAACGCCTGGAGCGAAGTAG
- a CDS encoding AMIN domain-containing protein, with the protein MKLTIQLTTGILAVAMMVSGSAATQAVAQNADAIDNARRTAKALQQNPASPAPKAAPVPAATKPAPGAPASAVKPAAIPGAKPASASHNQLQGVHVAPGADGFQIEISSSQAVTPNVTKLTSPARLLVELPDTIVASAQNKIPVGSGGVKGVRIGMDGKTPPTTSVVVDLEKQLAYELTPGSAGKLILILHTEGASAVAKNAPAPAVKAPAPAAKPAAAPAKVLVAKTPAAKPVIVPAKVAVAKMPASKLVAEVPKMETKQAAKTATTAATIKTAAPVLDAPSAAAKSPSLAKAKPEDKKWAMNGKRDPFFSPVVQTNGSGCSTGKKCLEIGGINLRGVVKSDSGFIAVVTNNLNKAYFLRENDPVFNGYVVKITGDSVVFQETIQDKLGKPFTREVVKRIFTPAV; encoded by the coding sequence ATGAAGCTGACGATCCAATTAACGACAGGCATTTTGGCAGTGGCAATGATGGTGAGCGGTTCGGCGGCCACGCAGGCTGTGGCGCAGAACGCGGATGCCATCGATAACGCGCGCAGAACGGCGAAAGCGCTTCAACAGAACCCAGCCAGCCCGGCTCCGAAAGCCGCCCCAGTTCCGGCGGCGACGAAGCCGGCGCCGGGGGCTCCGGCTTCCGCGGTGAAACCTGCGGCGATTCCGGGAGCGAAGCCGGCATCTGCTTCCCACAACCAGTTGCAAGGAGTGCACGTGGCTCCCGGCGCAGACGGCTTCCAGATCGAAATCAGTTCCAGCCAGGCGGTGACGCCGAACGTGACGAAACTGACTTCGCCCGCGCGTTTACTGGTCGAACTGCCAGACACGATCGTGGCCAGCGCGCAGAACAAGATTCCTGTCGGCAGCGGCGGAGTGAAGGGTGTCCGCATCGGCATGGACGGCAAGACTCCTCCGACGACAAGCGTGGTGGTCGATCTGGAGAAGCAGCTGGCGTATGAGTTGACTCCGGGCTCTGCCGGCAAACTGATTCTAATCTTGCATACCGAAGGTGCGTCGGCCGTGGCCAAGAATGCTCCAGCTCCGGCGGTGAAAGCTCCAGCTCCGGCGGCGAAACCAGCTGCGGCGCCCGCGAAGGTCCTCGTAGCAAAGACTCCAGCGGCGAAGCCAGTCATCGTGCCCGCCAAGGTTGCGGTGGCCAAGATGCCGGCCTCGAAGCTAGTAGCCGAGGTTCCCAAGATGGAGACGAAACAGGCCGCCAAGACTGCGACGACAGCGGCAACAATAAAGACTGCAGCTCCGGTTCTGGACGCGCCTTCGGCCGCGGCCAAAAGCCCGAGCCTTGCCAAGGCCAAGCCTGAAGATAAGAAGTGGGCGATGAACGGGAAGCGCGATCCGTTCTTCAGTCCGGTGGTGCAGACCAACGGATCCGGTTGTTCGACGGGCAAGAAGTGCCTGGAGATTGGCGGAATCAATCTGCGGGGCGTGGTGAAATCCGACAGCGGCTTCATCGCCGTAGTGACCAACAATCTGAACAAGGCTTATTTTTTGCGGGAAAACGATCCCGTGTTCAACGGATATGTGGTGAAGATTACGGGTGATTCGGTGGTGTTCCAGGAGACGATTCAGGACAAGCTGGGCAAGCCATTCACGCGGGAAGTGGTGAAGAGAATCTTCACTCCGGCAGTCTAG
- the pilQ gene encoding type IV pilus secretin PilQ: MRKQQLTMFVSLLVFILMGVVAAAAQTPSQLDRVNVVRSTDDIRVVMSTTGTLTPKLSTVDSPARVVVDLPETVMATGQSRIAVGAAGVKSVRIGMDGQLHPTTRVVVDLTQACTYELTPGPAGKLVLTLHANAEAKTAAEAKAVETKTAETETAGTKTVAASAPSKEMSPFAPRVMESPSAPKAETALAPKLAAPNATPTDFVVVEPSYQAKSQPANDVASEVAKDSNNDVKTVAADEPTVRAQEAAARFSDKTAVELLPVSEHAAQAQSQGITPAVNLAAEQKSMAGQQPAVAGPKYTGEPISVNLKDVDLKDFFRLIHEISGLNVVLDPNVHGTLTVVLDDVPWDQALDIVLKNNDLARELEGNVLRIATVETLKREADGRRAQIDSEMLAVEKVSVTRFLSYAKAKDVIITVKKFLSQRGDVVADDRTNAVIVNDIPKTLPIIDRLLTQLDRKTQEVEIEARVVAATRQFARDIGTQLGFGWGNGHSAIGGNQAVGSSPTTVGGLTPGYITVPGTGGSSTGSSIPLFSNLGSTSPSSGLSFVNASNNIRIDAVLSLAESRGLLKVLSRPRVVTQNNIQALVKQGVRVPIVTQAQLGGPPTVTYVDAFLRLTVTPQITSENTIFLNVDVENTTPNFGQEVQGNPELITQQATTQVLVTDGGTVVIGGVIQTQNSINISQVPLLGNIPYLGNLFKHTQVNTSNQELIFFITPRIIQT; this comes from the coding sequence ATGCGAAAGCAACAACTGACCATGTTCGTATCGTTGCTGGTCTTCATTTTGATGGGGGTGGTGGCTGCGGCAGCGCAGACACCGAGCCAGCTCGATCGAGTCAACGTAGTCCGAAGCACGGACGACATCCGGGTTGTGATGAGCACCACCGGCACGCTGACGCCGAAGCTCAGCACGGTGGACTCGCCCGCTCGCGTGGTGGTGGATCTGCCGGAGACCGTAATGGCGACCGGGCAGAGTCGCATCGCCGTGGGCGCTGCCGGGGTCAAGAGCGTGCGCATTGGCATGGATGGCCAGTTGCATCCCACCACTCGCGTCGTCGTCGATCTCACCCAGGCTTGCACCTATGAGTTAACGCCGGGTCCCGCAGGCAAGCTGGTTCTGACCCTGCATGCCAACGCCGAGGCGAAGACTGCCGCGGAAGCGAAAGCTGTCGAGACAAAGACCGCCGAGACAGAGACCGCCGGGACAAAGACGGTTGCTGCCAGCGCGCCCAGTAAGGAGATGTCGCCCTTCGCGCCGCGCGTGATGGAATCGCCTTCCGCTCCCAAGGCTGAGACCGCGCTCGCGCCGAAGCTGGCGGCTCCGAATGCGACTCCCACCGACTTTGTGGTAGTCGAGCCTTCGTATCAGGCCAAGAGTCAGCCTGCCAACGACGTTGCGAGCGAAGTTGCGAAGGATTCTAACAATGACGTCAAGACCGTAGCCGCCGATGAACCGACGGTTCGCGCCCAGGAAGCGGCTGCGCGGTTTTCCGATAAGACTGCTGTGGAACTGCTGCCCGTAAGTGAGCACGCAGCCCAGGCGCAGAGCCAGGGAATTACACCCGCCGTGAATCTGGCCGCGGAGCAAAAATCCATGGCCGGACAGCAACCTGCCGTCGCCGGCCCGAAGTACACGGGTGAGCCGATCTCGGTCAACCTGAAAGATGTCGACCTGAAAGACTTCTTCCGTCTGATTCACGAAATCAGCGGTCTGAACGTGGTGCTCGATCCGAACGTTCACGGCACGCTGACGGTGGTGCTCGACGATGTGCCGTGGGATCAGGCGCTCGACATCGTATTGAAGAACAACGACCTGGCGCGTGAACTGGAGGGCAACGTCCTGCGCATCGCCACGGTCGAAACACTGAAGAGAGAGGCCGATGGCCGCCGGGCGCAGATCGATTCCGAAATGCTGGCCGTAGAAAAAGTTTCGGTCACGCGTTTCCTGAGCTACGCCAAGGCCAAGGATGTAATCATTACGGTCAAGAAATTCCTCTCGCAGCGCGGCGATGTGGTGGCCGACGATCGCACCAACGCCGTGATTGTCAACGACATTCCGAAGACGCTTCCGATCATCGACCGCCTGCTGACGCAATTGGATCGCAAGACGCAGGAAGTCGAGATTGAAGCTCGCGTAGTGGCCGCGACCCGGCAGTTTGCCCGCGACATCGGTACGCAGCTCGGCTTTGGCTGGGGCAACGGACACAGCGCGATCGGTGGCAACCAGGCGGTTGGGTCGTCGCCCACCACGGTTGGCGGACTTACCCCCGGCTACATCACAGTGCCCGGGACCGGCGGCAGCTCCACAGGATCGTCGATTCCTCTATTCTCGAACCTGGGATCGACTTCGCCTTCGAGCGGTTTAAGTTTTGTGAACGCCAGCAACAACATTCGGATTGACGCGGTGCTCTCGCTGGCTGAATCTCGCGGATTGCTAAAGGTGCTTTCCCGTCCGCGAGTTGTTACCCAGAACAATATTCAAGCGCTAGTCAAGCAGGGCGTGCGCGTGCCAATCGTGACGCAGGCGCAGTTGGGTGGTCCTCCGACGGTGACCTACGTCGACGCTTTCCTGCGCTTGACGGTGACTCCGCAGATCACTTCGGAAAACACCATCTTCCTCAACGTGGACGTGGAAAACACCACGCCCAACTTCGGCCAGGAAGTGCAGGGCAACCCGGAATTAATCACGCAGCAGGCTACCACGCAGGTGCTGGTGACCGATGGCGGCACGGTGGTGATCGGCGGCGTCATCCAGACGCAGAACTCGATCAACATCTCGCAGGTGCCATTGCTCGGCAACATTCCGTACCTCGGCAACCTGTTCAAGCACACGCAGGTCAACACCTCGAACCAGGAGCTGATTTTCTTCATCACGCCGCGCATCATTCAGACATAG
- a CDS encoding Xaa-Pro peptidase family protein codes for MDYSARQKKLRQHIATTRFDALLISHLPNIRYLCGFTGSAGFLLVEEAGSVFFTDVRYDTQAHEEVKASKVVIARKSVLPALADFLRTRRKRARGWAVGIEAEHFTIAEKKRLAELRPSGVTLKDASSIVERLRKIKDADELEKIREAVRLGAKLFDRALEVMRPGVKETEVAGEMEYSARRAGAEAMSFPTIIASGARSALPHGRASDQTIAAGGFVVCDFGVILSGYCSDQTRTVWAGSGKNNAPEDAHEAYEVVREAQQAAIDAVGPGVTVGEVDAAARRVLRKAGLGRYFTHSTGHGVGLEIHEAPRVADGQREILQPGMVITIEPGVYFPGKWGVRIEDMVAVTTGGCEVMTPTSKDFLAV; via the coding sequence ATGGACTATTCAGCGCGCCAGAAGAAATTGCGGCAGCATATCGCTACCACCCGATTCGATGCACTCCTGATCAGCCATCTTCCTAACATCCGATATCTTTGCGGCTTTACCGGCAGCGCCGGCTTTTTGCTGGTGGAAGAGGCAGGCAGCGTTTTTTTTACCGACGTTCGCTATGACACACAGGCGCATGAAGAGGTCAAGGCCTCGAAGGTGGTGATTGCGCGCAAATCGGTGTTACCGGCGCTGGCAGATTTTCTGAGGACTCGGCGGAAGCGCGCCCGGGGTTGGGCGGTTGGAATTGAGGCTGAGCACTTCACCATTGCGGAGAAGAAGCGCTTGGCCGAGCTTCGGCCGTCGGGCGTAACGCTCAAGGATGCGTCCTCGATTGTCGAACGGCTCCGTAAGATTAAGGACGCCGACGAGTTAGAAAAAATCCGGGAGGCGGTACGGTTAGGGGCAAAGTTATTCGACCGCGCACTGGAAGTAATGCGTCCGGGAGTGAAAGAGACCGAGGTTGCGGGCGAGATGGAATATTCGGCGCGGCGTGCCGGGGCGGAAGCAATGTCTTTCCCAACTATCATCGCTTCGGGAGCGAGATCGGCCCTGCCGCACGGGCGCGCGTCCGATCAGACGATTGCGGCGGGCGGGTTCGTAGTCTGCGACTTCGGTGTTATACTTTCAGGTTACTGTTCCGATCAGACTCGTACTGTGTGGGCTGGCTCTGGGAAGAATAATGCGCCAGAGGATGCCCACGAGGCATATGAGGTGGTCCGGGAGGCCCAGCAGGCGGCGATTGATGCCGTAGGGCCGGGAGTTACCGTCGGCGAGGTCGATGCGGCGGCTCGTAGGGTACTCCGGAAAGCCGGGTTAGGGCGCTATTTCACGCACTCGACCGGGCATGGAGTTGGGCTAGAGATTCATGAGGCGCCGAGAGTCGCGGATGGCCAGCGCGAGATTCTGCAGCCTGGGATGGTCATCACCATCGAGCCCGGAGTATACTTCCCCGGCAAATGGGGCGTCAGGATCGAGGACATGGTGGCGGTCACGACCGGCGGTTGTGAAGTGATGACGCCGACGAGCAAGGATTTTCTGGCGGTTTAG
- the accB gene encoding acetyl-CoA carboxylase biotin carboxyl carrier protein, protein MNQKELKELIEFLIEKDIAEFELERGDVKVRIKRAGDRTVVHEHGEPRFYAVPAAPAAAPELGAVPIVAPTAAAAPAAPAPEENLHMVKSPIVGTFYEAPSPGAPPFVKAGDQVEVGQVLCIVEAMKLLNEIESDVAGEIVKKLAVNGQPIEYGQELFVVRPKK, encoded by the coding sequence ATGAATCAAAAAGAGCTGAAAGAACTCATCGAGTTCTTAATCGAGAAGGACATTGCCGAGTTCGAGTTGGAGCGCGGCGATGTCAAGGTCCGGATCAAGCGCGCCGGAGATCGCACGGTTGTCCACGAGCATGGAGAGCCGCGGTTTTACGCCGTGCCCGCGGCCCCGGCAGCAGCGCCTGAACTAGGCGCTGTACCTATAGTTGCTCCCACGGCAGCGGCGGCTCCGGCGGCGCCTGCACCGGAGGAAAACCTTCACATGGTGAAGTCTCCCATCGTGGGGACCTTCTACGAAGCCCCCTCACCGGGTGCGCCTCCGTTTGTAAAGGCCGGAGATCAGGTAGAAGTGGGACAGGTTCTTTGCATCGTCGAAGCTATGAAGCTGCTGAACGAGATCGAGTCGGACGTTGCCGGGGAGATCGTTAAGAAGCTGGCAGTGAACGGGCAGCCGATTGAATATGGGCAGGAACTGTTCGTCGTAAGGCCGAAGAAGTGA
- the accC gene encoding acetyl-CoA carboxylase biotin carboxylase subunit, translating to MFKKILIANRGEIALRVICACKELGIRTVAIYSEADRNSLPVRFADEAICIGPPQLALSYLNIPAVISAAEIANVEAIHPGYGLLAENANFAEVCETSGIKFIGPQPEVMRLMGEKEKARTAMKQAGVPILPGSDGIIASDGEAIEWARQVGFPVIVKASAGGGGRGMRIVRNEEELPGLFKAAQAEAAGAFGNGDLYMEKYVEHPRHIEFQVLADEHGNVVSLGERECSIQRRHQKLLEESPSTQVTPQLRDEIGEVLCKSLAAIGYSNAGTIEFLMDKDKRLHFIEMNTRIQVEHPVTEMVTDVDLVKSQIMIAAGAHMSEVLQGPIVHRGHAIECRINAEHPEKFTPSAGKITAFHPPGGTGVRVDTAAYAEGVIPPYYDSLIAKLVVRGKDRSEAISRMSRALEMFIVEGIYTTIPLHRKILADEDFRAGKIDTGFIERFLAKNGK from the coding sequence ATGTTCAAGAAAATCCTCATTGCTAACCGCGGAGAGATTGCACTGCGGGTGATTTGCGCGTGCAAGGAGCTGGGCATCCGCACGGTTGCGATTTATAGCGAGGCCGACCGCAACTCGCTGCCGGTGCGCTTTGCCGATGAGGCAATTTGTATCGGTCCGCCGCAGCTTGCGCTGAGCTATCTGAATATTCCAGCGGTGATCAGTGCGGCGGAGATTGCCAACGTGGAGGCGATCCATCCCGGCTACGGACTGCTGGCGGAGAACGCCAACTTCGCCGAAGTGTGCGAGACCAGCGGCATTAAGTTCATCGGCCCGCAGCCAGAAGTGATGCGGCTGATGGGCGAGAAAGAAAAAGCCCGCACCGCGATGAAGCAGGCAGGCGTGCCGATTCTGCCCGGCTCCGACGGGATTATCGCGTCGGACGGCGAGGCGATCGAGTGGGCGCGGCAGGTCGGCTTCCCGGTGATCGTGAAAGCGTCAGCCGGGGGCGGCGGGCGCGGCATGCGCATCGTCCGCAACGAAGAGGAACTGCCAGGCCTGTTCAAAGCGGCGCAGGCCGAAGCCGCGGGCGCGTTTGGCAACGGCGATCTCTACATGGAGAAATACGTCGAGCATCCCCGGCACATCGAGTTTCAGGTGTTGGCCGACGAGCATGGCAACGTGGTGAGCCTGGGCGAACGCGAGTGCTCGATCCAGCGCCGCCACCAGAAGTTGCTGGAGGAATCGCCGTCGACTCAGGTGACGCCGCAGTTGCGCGATGAGATTGGCGAGGTCCTATGCAAGTCGCTGGCGGCGATTGGCTACAGCAACGCCGGCACCATTGAGTTCCTGATGGACAAAGACAAGCGCCTGCACTTCATCGAGATGAACACCCGCATTCAGGTCGAGCATCCCGTGACGGAGATGGTGACCGACGTCGATCTGGTGAAGAGCCAGATCATGATCGCGGCGGGCGCGCACATGAGCGAGGTGCTGCAGGGGCCGATCGTTCACCGCGGACACGCCATCGAGTGCCGCATCAACGCCGAGCATCCCGAGAAATTCACGCCGTCCGCGGGAAAGATTACCGCATTCCATCCTCCGGGCGGGACTGGAGTGCGCGTCGACACAGCCGCTTATGCCGAGGGCGTGATCCCGCCATATTACGATTCGCTGATCGCGAAGTTGGTCGTCCGCGGCAAAGACCGCAGCGAAGCGATTTCGCGCATGTCGCGGGCGCTGGAGATGTTTATTGTCGAGGGCATTTATACGACGATCCCGCTGCACCGCAAGATTCTGGCGGACGAAGATTTCCGCGCGGGGAAGATTGATACCGGATTTATTGAGCGATTTCTGGCGAAGAACGGGAAGTGA
- the thiE gene encoding thiamine phosphate synthase gives MVQIPRLYPILDAACFPSAETLFNAAVELRSAGVTLLQYRNKSGNARVMLEQARELREHLGGTHPNTAKDAALGWGTQDSVRLIMNDRADLCLAADFDGVHVGQEDLSPETVRGIIGTERWLGVSTHNPEQLREADLTSADYLAIGPVFATSSKERPDPVVGLEGVRRARSLTRKPLVAIGGITRANAASVIEAGADSVAVISDLLQEPRKSAEEFFRILR, from the coding sequence ATGGTGCAGATTCCCCGCTTGTATCCCATTCTCGATGCGGCTTGCTTTCCTAGCGCCGAAACCTTGTTTAATGCGGCAGTCGAGTTGCGTTCCGCCGGCGTGACTCTGTTGCAATATCGCAACAAATCCGGCAACGCTCGGGTGATGCTGGAGCAGGCACGGGAATTGAGGGAACACTTAGGCGGCACCCACCCTAACACCGCAAAAGACGCGGCGTTAGGATGGGGCACCCAGGATTCGGTGCGGCTGATCATGAATGACCGGGCCGACTTGTGCCTAGCCGCCGATTTCGACGGCGTGCACGTCGGGCAGGAGGATTTGTCTCCGGAGACGGTGCGCGGGATTATCGGGACTGAGCGCTGGCTGGGAGTTTCCACCCACAATCCCGAGCAATTGCGTGAGGCCGATCTGACCTCAGCCGACTATCTGGCGATTGGGCCCGTGTTCGCGACTTCGAGCAAAGAAAGGCCCGATCCCGTTGTGGGCCTCGAAGGCGTGCGCCGGGCGCGATCCCTAACCCGCAAGCCGCTGGTGGCGATTGGGGGGATTACGCGGGCGAACGCGGCCTCTGTGATTGAAGCTGGGGCCGATTCGGTGGCGGTGATATCTGACCTATTACAGGAGCCGCGAAAATCAGCAGAGGAATTTTTCCGCATTCTGAGGTAG